One region of Armigeres subalbatus isolate Guangzhou_Male chromosome 3, GZ_Asu_2, whole genome shotgun sequence genomic DNA includes:
- the LOC134224679 gene encoding telomerase reverse transcriptase-like — translation MYLKLARLCMNENYFTFRGSFYKQTKGAPMGNPLSPFLCELFMANLEDNLEEQGVLPEKWWRYVDDIFSIINRKDLPRILEAINNVHKDIKFTHEEEKEGSPPTP, via the exons atgtatctcaagcttgcaagattatgcatgaatgagaactactttacattccgtgggagcttctacaaacaaacgaagggtgcacctatgggaaatccgttatcaccgtttttgtgcgaattattcatggcaaatttggaggacaacctagaggaacaaggagtactacccgagaaatggtggagatacgtggacgacattttcagcatcatcaaccggaaagatctacccaggattttggaagcgataaacaacgtgcataaagacatcaaattcacccacgaggaggaaaaggaag gaagcccaccaacaccatga